One part of the Dermacentor silvarum isolate Dsil-2018 chromosome 6, BIME_Dsil_1.4, whole genome shotgun sequence genome encodes these proteins:
- the LOC119457059 gene encoding neuropeptide-like protein 31 isoform X2, with protein MKSMITLVSLAVMAAVASAGFLGGGYGGYGGYGGYGGGYGGHGGGYGGGYGGYGGGYGGYGGGYGGYGGGYGGYPAGRAFSYSTHIQHPSSYGGYGGYGGHGGYGGYGGYGGYGGYGGYGRGLGYGYGHGHGHGHGYHG; from the exons ATGAAGTCGATG atCACGTTGGTCTCCCTCGCCGTTATGGCGGCCGTAGCGTCGGCTGGCTTCCTCGGTGGTGGTTACGGAGGTTACGGCGGCTACGGAGGGTACGGAGGCGGCTACGGTGGACACGGAGGCGGCTACGGAGGCGGCTATGGAGGATACGGTGGAGGCTACGGTGGATACGGTGGAGGCTACGGTGGATACGGCGGTGGCTACGGCGGCTACCCTGCTGGCCGAGCGTTCTCTTACTCCACCCACATTCAGCACCCGTCATCGTATGGCGGCTACGGTGGATACGGAGGACACGGTGGATACGGAGGATACGGTGGCTACGGAGGATACGGTGGATACGGCGGCTACGGACGGGGTCTTGGTTACGGCTATGGACATGGCCACGGTCATGGCCACGGATACCACGGCTGA
- the LOC119457059 gene encoding neuropeptide-like protein 31 isoform X3, whose amino-acid sequence MKSMITLVSLAVMAAVASAGFLGGGYGGYGGYGGYGGGYGGHGGGYGGGYGGYGGGYGGYGGGYGGYGGGYGGYPAGRAFSYSTHIQHPSSYGGYGGYGGHGGYGGYGGYGGYGGYGGYGRGLGYGYGHGHGHGHGYHG is encoded by the coding sequence atCACGTTGGTCTCCCTCGCCGTTATGGCGGCCGTAGCGTCGGCTGGCTTCCTCGGTGGTGGTTACGGAGGTTACGGCGGCTACGGAGGGTACGGAGGCGGCTACGGTGGACACGGAGGCGGCTACGGAGGCGGCTATGGAGGATACGGTGGAGGCTACGGTGGATACGGTGGAGGCTACGGTGGATACGGCGGTGGCTACGGCGGCTACCCTGCTGGCCGAGCGTTCTCTTACTCCACCCACATTCAGCACCCGTCATCGTATGGCGGCTACGGTGGATACGGAGGACACGGTGGATACGGAGGATACGGTGGCTACGGAGGATACGGTGGATACGGCGGCTACGGACGGGGTCTTGGTTACGGCTATGGACATGGCCACGGTCATGGCCACGGATACCACGGCTGA